One region of Halomonas huangheensis genomic DNA includes:
- a CDS encoding RraA family protein, translating to MFHIQPRATTFSAEDLARFAEIDTSTLGHFSDFGAISSLTPVRRPVRMLGTALTVRIPHIDGSIIREALKMACPGDVLVIDMSGDERRACWGELRAYAALRKQLAGVVTSGSITDWKHLSQLDLPVFSRGTSPLTTRALQLEGEINTPVAIDGVTINPGDLILGDDDGLFVIPPHRATELADKALEKQQQEDSRRQELMAEFPQWFK from the coding sequence ATGTTTCATATCCAGCCGCGCGCCACCACCTTCAGTGCGGAAGATCTGGCGCGCTTCGCCGAGATCGATACCTCTACTCTCGGCCACTTCAGCGATTTCGGCGCGATCAGCTCGCTGACGCCAGTGCGCCGCCCGGTACGCATGCTCGGCACAGCGCTGACGGTACGTATCCCGCATATCGACGGCAGCATCATTCGCGAGGCGCTGAAGATGGCCTGTCCCGGCGATGTGCTGGTGATCGATATGTCCGGTGACGAGCGCCGTGCCTGCTGGGGGGAGCTGCGTGCCTACGCGGCGCTGCGCAAGCAACTGGCAGGCGTGGTGACATCAGGGTCGATCACCGACTGGAAGCACCTCTCCCAGCTCGACCTGCCGGTATTCAGCCGCGGCACCAGCCCACTGACCACTCGTGCGCTACAGCTGGAAGGCGAGATCAACACACCAGTCGCCATCGATGGCGTCACCATCAACCCCGGCGACCTTATCCTCGGCGACGACGATGGGCTATTCGTCATTCCGCCCCACCGAGCCACTGAACTGGCGGACAAGGCGCTGGAGAAACAGCAGCAGGAAGACAGCCGCCGTCAGGAGCTGATGGCGGAGTTTCCGCAATGGTTTAAATAA
- a CDS encoding FecCD family ABC transporter permease: MSQSLALSDHHQQTSDRRRVIGITLALSLVLLASVLVSLCLGSYPTSLSTVLKALAQPSQSDIAFIVWELRLPRILLAVLVGAALAVAGAILQGIVRNPLASPDVIGITSGASLLAVLFLALLSGTLSIVWLPAAAMLGAAAAMLLVFSLAWKKGVTPGRMVLVGIGLSAAMGAVTTLLIVISDDAAAMHAYVWLTGSIYAAQWRDVLGMLPWLLLCIPLALSHARHMDALRLGDLVAIGLGVNVARSRLVLIGCSVALAGAAVAYAGGLSFVGLIAPHIASRLVGRSFARLVPVAALTGALILLYADLLGRVAFLPRDLPAGIFVSGIGAPFFVYLLYRTRD; encoded by the coding sequence ATGAGTCAGTCTCTCGCCCTATCCGACCATCACCAACAGACCTCGGATCGCCGCCGAGTCATCGGCATTACCCTGGCTCTGTCGCTGGTACTGCTGGCCAGTGTCCTTGTCTCGTTGTGTCTGGGCAGTTATCCAACTTCACTCTCGACGGTGCTGAAGGCATTGGCGCAGCCCTCGCAGAGCGATATCGCCTTTATCGTCTGGGAGCTGCGTCTGCCACGCATCCTGTTGGCGGTGTTGGTCGGCGCGGCGCTCGCTGTCGCCGGAGCCATCCTCCAGGGCATTGTGCGCAACCCTCTGGCCTCACCGGATGTGATCGGTATCACCAGCGGCGCATCGCTGCTGGCGGTACTATTCCTCGCGCTGTTGAGCGGCACGCTGAGTATCGTCTGGCTGCCTGCTGCCGCTATGCTCGGTGCCGCGGCGGCGATGCTGCTGGTGTTCTCGCTGGCATGGAAGAAGGGGGTCACGCCGGGGCGCATGGTGCTGGTCGGTATCGGCCTTTCCGCCGCCATGGGTGCGGTGACTACGCTGCTGATCGTCATCAGCGACGATGCCGCGGCGATGCATGCCTATGTGTGGCTGACCGGCAGTATCTATGCCGCCCAGTGGCGCGATGTGCTAGGCATGCTGCCGTGGCTGCTGCTGTGCATTCCGCTGGCTCTGAGTCATGCCCGGCACATGGATGCGTTGCGTCTCGGTGATCTGGTCGCGATAGGGCTGGGGGTCAATGTCGCCCGCAGTCGCCTGGTTTTGATCGGCTGTAGCGTAGCGTTGGCCGGTGCGGCGGTGGCCTACGCCGGTGGGCTGAGTTTTGTCGGTCTGATTGCGCCGCATATCGCCAGTCGTCTGGTTGGGCGTAGCTTTGCGCGTCTGGTGCCGGTTGCCGCCCTCACCGGAGCACTGATTCTGTTGTATGCGGATCTACTGGGCCGCGTCGCCTTCCTGCCGCGCGACTTGCCAGCAGGCATCTTTGTCTCCGGCATCGGTGCGCCCTTCTTCGTCTACCTGCTCTACAGGACCCGTGACTGA
- a CDS encoding FecCD family ABC transporter permease encodes MTNGLNHRSWKILGLLLGALLTLSAFIASVALGTTPIPFSTLGTALWHYDPTSVDHIILLSERLPRAVVASLVGASLAIAGALMQTMTRNPLASPGILGINAGAMFLVVVSVSILHLRSPAEYVWAALAGACLAALLVFLLSRGRHGELSPLRVVLAGVAVTALFVSFSQGLLIADQQGFESVLYWLAGSVAGRDLASLEPLLPLFAIALVLCACLVRHANALMLGDEMVTGLGINVGTIKLLLGAVVILLAGSSVAIAGMIGFVGLIVPHMARGIFGLDHRWMLPGCALLGASLLLLADLTGRFLMPPQEVPVGIMTALLGTPLFIHLARRGASGS; translated from the coding sequence ATGACTAACGGACTAAACCACCGCTCATGGAAGATCCTCGGGCTACTGCTGGGCGCGCTGCTGACGCTGAGTGCTTTCATTGCCAGCGTGGCACTGGGCACCACGCCAATACCGTTTTCGACGCTTGGCACAGCGCTGTGGCATTACGACCCGACGTCGGTTGATCACATCATCCTGCTCTCCGAGCGTCTGCCGCGTGCGGTGGTGGCCAGCCTGGTGGGCGCCAGCCTCGCCATTGCCGGGGCGCTGATGCAGACCATGACCCGCAACCCGCTGGCCTCGCCCGGCATTCTGGGCATCAACGCCGGGGCGATGTTTCTGGTCGTGGTCTCGGTGTCGATCCTGCATCTGCGCTCCCCCGCCGAGTATGTGTGGGCGGCGCTCGCCGGTGCCTGCCTGGCGGCGTTGCTGGTGTTCCTGCTCAGCCGTGGGCGCCATGGTGAGCTGTCGCCGTTGCGCGTGGTGTTGGCGGGTGTCGCGGTAACCGCGCTGTTCGTGTCCTTCAGTCAGGGGCTGTTGATTGCCGACCAACAGGGCTTCGAGAGCGTACTCTACTGGCTGGCCGGTTCGGTGGCGGGCCGTGATCTCGCCTCCCTCGAGCCGTTACTGCCACTGTTTGCCATTGCGCTGGTGCTGTGTGCTTGCCTGGTGCGCCACGCCAATGCACTGATGCTCGGCGATGAGATGGTGACCGGGCTCGGTATCAATGTCGGCACCATCAAGTTACTGCTCGGCGCGGTGGTCATCCTGCTCGCCGGCAGCTCGGTGGCCATCGCCGGTATGATCGGCTTCGTCGGCCTGATCGTGCCGCATATGGCCCGCGGCATCTTCGGGCTCGACCATCGCTGGATGCTGCCCGGCTGCGCCCTGCTCGGCGCCAGTCTGCTGCTGCTTGCTGATCTGACGGGGCGCTTCCTGATGCCGCCCCAGGAAGTCCCGGTAGGCATCATGACGGCGCTACTCGGCACGCCGCTGTTCATCCACCTCGCTCGACGGGGGGCCAGCGGATCATGA
- a CDS encoding ABC transporter substrate-binding protein: MIQIPRLACRPLLLTLLALILLVLILPASGQTSTATPTSDRSSTSDQRTITNAFGETAIDGTPQRIVTLYQGATDTAVALGITPVGVVDSWLEKPMYRYLRDALQDVNHVGLETQPNLEQIAWLKPDLIIATHFRHERVRPLLERIAPTVAQRQVFDFKDTLLMMGEATGREERAHQLLTDWQARIADFRSRIADQLGDDWPQKAAVVRFKSDHVRIYSTGFAGSILDEIGFTQPESIQDEGWGMKLSSEENIPVLNADVLFLLLDPNDPAIMENYRHWSSHPLWQQLDAVQAGRVYEVNAVNWIMGGGILAANNMLDDLYAHYHLQEPDLHGSGLQEPDIQEQGLKEQGLQQTGLEVSARQMPLRGAAEGGEVESND, translated from the coding sequence ATGATCCAGATACCGCGACTGGCGTGTCGCCCGCTGTTGCTCACCTTACTGGCGCTCATCTTGCTGGTACTCATCTTGCCGGCATCAGGCCAGACCAGCACCGCCACCCCAACCAGTGATCGATCCAGTACCAGCGACCAGCGCACCATTACCAACGCTTTTGGCGAGACTGCGATTGATGGCACGCCACAGCGTATCGTCACGCTCTATCAGGGAGCCACCGATACCGCTGTGGCGCTGGGTATCACCCCGGTTGGTGTGGTGGATTCATGGCTCGAGAAGCCCATGTATCGTTACCTGCGCGACGCGCTGCAGGACGTTAATCATGTTGGTCTCGAGACCCAGCCCAACCTGGAGCAGATCGCCTGGCTCAAACCGGATCTGATCATCGCCACTCACTTTCGCCATGAGCGGGTTCGTCCGCTGTTGGAACGCATCGCGCCAACCGTGGCCCAGCGCCAGGTGTTCGACTTCAAGGACACGCTGTTGATGATGGGCGAGGCGACCGGTCGGGAGGAACGCGCCCATCAACTGCTGACCGACTGGCAGGCACGCATCGCCGACTTCCGCAGCAGGATCGCCGACCAACTAGGCGATGATTGGCCACAGAAAGCCGCCGTGGTGCGCTTCAAGAGTGACCACGTGCGCATCTACAGCACCGGTTTCGCGGGCTCGATTCTCGATGAGATTGGCTTTACGCAACCGGAATCGATCCAGGATGAAGGCTGGGGCATGAAGCTCTCCAGCGAGGAGAACATCCCGGTGCTGAATGCCGATGTGCTGTTCCTGCTGCTCGACCCGAATGATCCAGCGATCATGGAGAACTATCGCCACTGGTCATCGCATCCATTGTGGCAACAGCTCGATGCAGTGCAGGCCGGTCGCGTCTACGAGGTCAACGCCGTCAACTGGATCATGGGTGGCGGTATCCTCGCCGCCAACAATATGCTCGACGATCTCTATGCTCACTACCATTTACAAGAACCTGATCTTCACGGGTCCGGTCTTCAAGAACCCGATATTCAAGAGCAGGGTCTTAAAGAACAGGGTCTCCAGCAGACTGGCCTTGAAGTGAGTGCCCGGCAGATGCCGCTACGCGGTGCGGCAGAAGGTGGAGAAGTGGAAAGCAATGACTAA
- a CDS encoding DHA2 family efflux MFS transporter permease subunit translates to MPIESQHGSKVLISVLLGTFTVSLNNSALNLAIAELMNVFDASAIQVSWVVTLFLISMGMTMPLTGYLADRFSRRRIYLLGLWLFLSGSLLGAMAQQLTGVLLARGIQGIAAGLMIPLSLSLIFASYPSEQRGRISGIWGFAVMIAPAIGPSVGGLLLEVSHWRMLFVMNLPFALAALICGHLYLQPGGANRQRHFDLPGFVLVTLGMGAVLFSLGTTSSLDDLRSLDHAVPLLLGIGLLIAFVSVERRVEQPLLDLSLFAVSGYRTSVIIACVQAVVTFGCILLIPLWMQHALGFSALTTGMIFLPTAIAAACCSPLAGSMIDRKPPRWVVAAGLVVTAGSLFGMGLQSQLAPLWVVAILMGLRGIGQGFAYLPSTTVGLNALPDGSIAQGSAMNNIARRLVSSLGVVALSLFYDFRVSQALAGGASMPQASSLASSEAFIALALLTCCMIPLALTLRRESPKEAAAPSTAPCRTRS, encoded by the coding sequence ATGCCGATAGAATCGCAGCACGGCAGTAAGGTCCTGATCAGCGTTCTGCTGGGTACCTTCACCGTGAGCCTCAACAACAGTGCCTTGAATCTGGCCATCGCTGAACTGATGAATGTCTTCGATGCCAGTGCCATTCAGGTCAGTTGGGTGGTGACGCTGTTTCTGATCAGCATGGGCATGACCATGCCGCTGACCGGCTATCTCGCCGACCGCTTCAGTCGTCGGCGCATCTATCTACTCGGCCTGTGGCTGTTTCTCTCTGGCTCGTTATTGGGTGCCATGGCTCAGCAACTCACTGGAGTGCTGCTCGCCAGAGGCATTCAGGGCATTGCCGCGGGGCTGATGATTCCGCTGTCGCTATCGCTGATCTTCGCCAGCTATCCCTCCGAGCAACGCGGCAGGATCAGCGGCATCTGGGGTTTTGCGGTGATGATTGCGCCAGCCATCGGCCCCAGTGTCGGCGGGCTGCTGCTCGAAGTCAGCCATTGGCGCATGCTGTTCGTGATGAACCTGCCCTTCGCGCTCGCCGCACTGATCTGTGGTCACCTCTACCTCCAGCCCGGCGGCGCCAATCGTCAGCGGCACTTCGATCTACCGGGCTTTGTGCTGGTCACATTGGGGATGGGAGCGGTGCTGTTCAGCCTCGGCACCACCTCGTCGTTGGACGACCTGCGCAGTCTCGATCATGCCGTTCCGCTGCTGCTGGGAATCGGACTATTGATTGCCTTTGTCAGTGTCGAGCGCCGCGTCGAGCAGCCGCTGCTTGATCTGTCGTTGTTCGCCGTTTCCGGCTATCGCACCAGTGTGATCATCGCCTGTGTGCAGGCTGTGGTGACCTTTGGCTGCATTCTGCTGATACCGCTGTGGATGCAGCATGCACTCGGCTTCAGCGCCTTGACCACCGGGATGATCTTCCTGCCCACCGCGATTGCCGCGGCCTGCTGTTCTCCACTGGCAGGCAGCATGATCGATCGTAAACCGCCACGCTGGGTGGTAGCCGCTGGCCTGGTGGTCACAGCGGGCAGCCTGTTCGGCATGGGCCTGCAGAGCCAGTTGGCACCGCTGTGGGTGGTGGCCATCCTGATGGGCTTGCGCGGTATCGGTCAGGGATTCGCCTATCTGCCATCGACCACGGTGGGCCTCAATGCCCTGCCGGATGGCAGCATCGCCCAGGGCTCGGCGATGAATAATATTGCGCGGCGGCTGGTGTCGTCGCTGGGCGTGGTCGCGTTGTCACTGTTCTACGATTTTCGGGTCAGCCAGGCACTCGCAGGCGGCGCTTCCATGCCACAGGCCAGCTCACTGGCATCCAGTGAGGCGTTCATCGCGCTGGCGCTGCTGACCTGCTGCATGATTCCATTGGCATTGACGCTGCGCCGTGAGTCTCCAAAGGAGGCCGCCGCGCCATCAACTGCTCCCTGCCGGACCCGTTCATGA
- a CDS encoding IucA/IucC family protein — MSFENMQPARDPADPRETSIEVPFTASAQWRHHARVEQRVIGQLLQTLLYEQVLSYSESSIFPRNDPQGQGSDGNRRFLIEIADSLYQIDGWLCDSFELIRLDYASICIVTPDGAEQAPSFQRLVIDLKAQLGSDAMQPGFINELEQTLVKDVQSAAWQLQGTENPQQLDADALEHYFTDAHSYHPCYKSRLGFSLQDNRRYGPEFALPIRLLWLAVPKQLAHCSSVDRIATREFVDAEAGPEVLARLTTWLDRRQLTRDEVVLIPVHPWQWSHITVSTLYPELASEEIYCLGQGEAIYTAQQSIRTLAPRERQRPYVKLSLSITNTSSTRILARHTITNGPIITQWLQQLVATDDTARGLGFAILGEIAGAALDERAFDTSRYAGVYGTLGAIWRENVSGYLRAGEQAVPLNGLSQQQRHADGSLSPFIQPWIERYGLKAWTRQLVQVSVLPIIHMLYAEGLGMESHGQNIVVIHRDGWPLRIAIKDFHDGVRYSPQHLARPELAPELEPLPASHAALNRNSFIITDDVNAVRDFSCDAFFFIALAEMAIFLRRYFALEEGDFWAMTADVVVAYQQSHPQHHERFELFDVFAPTYDVEALTKRRLFGDAELQARVVPNPLAPFKPAADRTKQATSESAEAIC, encoded by the coding sequence ATGTCTTTCGAGAACATGCAGCCAGCGCGTGATCCTGCCGATCCGCGTGAGACAAGTATTGAAGTTCCATTTACCGCTAGTGCGCAGTGGCGCCACCATGCCCGTGTCGAGCAGCGCGTCATCGGCCAGTTGCTGCAGACACTGCTCTACGAGCAGGTGCTCAGCTACAGTGAGTCGTCGATATTTCCCCGTAACGATCCACAAGGCCAGGGGAGTGACGGCAATCGCCGCTTCCTGATCGAGATTGCTGACAGTCTCTATCAGATCGACGGTTGGCTATGCGACAGCTTCGAGCTGATCCGCCTCGACTATGCGTCGATATGCATCGTCACACCTGATGGCGCGGAGCAGGCACCGAGCTTCCAGCGTCTGGTCATTGATCTGAAAGCACAGCTCGGCAGCGACGCCATGCAGCCCGGCTTCATCAATGAGCTGGAGCAGACGCTGGTCAAGGACGTGCAGTCCGCCGCCTGGCAGTTGCAGGGCACCGAGAATCCGCAGCAACTGGATGCCGATGCGCTTGAGCACTACTTCACCGATGCCCACAGCTACCATCCCTGCTACAAGTCGCGGCTGGGTTTTTCTCTGCAGGACAACCGTCGCTATGGCCCGGAGTTCGCGCTGCCGATTCGCCTGTTGTGGTTGGCAGTGCCGAAGCAGTTGGCACATTGCTCCAGTGTCGACCGCATTGCCACTCGGGAGTTTGTTGATGCAGAAGCCGGTCCCGAAGTGCTGGCACGGCTCACGACCTGGCTGGATCGCCGCCAGCTGACTCGCGATGAGGTGGTGCTGATTCCGGTCCATCCCTGGCAGTGGTCCCACATTACTGTGAGTACTCTGTATCCAGAGCTGGCTAGTGAAGAGATCTACTGCCTGGGGCAGGGCGAGGCAATCTATACCGCTCAACAGTCGATTCGTACCCTGGCACCACGCGAGCGGCAGCGGCCCTACGTCAAGTTGTCGCTGAGCATCACCAACACCTCCAGCACACGGATTCTGGCCCGACATACCATCACCAATGGTCCGATCATTACCCAGTGGCTGCAGCAACTTGTCGCCACCGATGACACCGCCCGCGGGCTGGGTTTCGCTATTCTCGGCGAAATTGCTGGAGCGGCGCTGGATGAGCGAGCCTTCGATACCTCGCGCTATGCCGGTGTCTACGGCACGCTCGGCGCGATCTGGCGTGAGAACGTCAGCGGTTACCTGCGTGCCGGAGAGCAGGCGGTGCCACTGAACGGATTGAGCCAGCAGCAGCGCCATGCTGACGGCTCGCTGAGCCCCTTCATCCAGCCCTGGATCGAGCGCTATGGGCTCAAGGCCTGGACACGTCAGTTGGTGCAGGTCAGTGTGCTGCCGATCATTCATATGCTGTATGCCGAAGGGTTGGGCATGGAGTCACATGGGCAGAATATCGTGGTGATCCACCGCGACGGCTGGCCATTGCGCATCGCCATCAAGGACTTCCATGATGGCGTACGCTACAGCCCGCAACATCTGGCGCGCCCCGAGTTGGCTCCTGAGTTGGAGCCGTTACCGGCCAGCCACGCAGCACTCAACCGCAACTCCTTCATCATCACCGACGATGTCAATGCGGTGCGCGATTTCTCTTGTGATGCGTTCTTCTTTATCGCTCTCGCCGAGATGGCAATCTTCCTGCGTCGCTATTTCGCGCTGGAGGAGGGCGATTTCTGGGCGATGACTGCCGATGTCGTTGTCGCCTATCAGCAGTCGCATCCTCAGCATCATGAGCGCTTCGAGCTGTTCGATGTATTTGCGCCAACCTATGACGTGGAAGCCCTGACCAAGCGCCGCTTGTTCGGTGATGCCGAGTTGCAGGCACGCGTGGTGCCCAATCCGCTGGCACCGTTCAAGCCTGCTGCCGATCGCACCAAACAGGCGACCAGCGAGTCCGCGGAGGCCATATGCTGA
- a CDS encoding HpcH/HpaI aldolase family protein → MLRANKLKQALAENGEVPILSYGVMASIPAAASIELIAEAGFDFVVIDTEHVLINPETIEHMIRTAESYDLTPLVRVADSDPKAILRLLDAGAQGIVLPNVEDAETLERAVAACRYAPEGNRSLNAGRPGSFGKYPLKDYVARANQQIMVVAMIESRAGVDNIEAIAAVPGLDLILEGAADLSQSLGVSWQTGHPEVIESLQYVADCAQRHSVAYCAFLRESQTQSQAQADWRARGVHTFMLGDERGIAFRALSSALASARTASGANES, encoded by the coding sequence ATGCTGAGAGCCAATAAGCTCAAGCAAGCGCTGGCCGAGAACGGTGAGGTTCCTATCCTCAGCTACGGCGTAATGGCGTCGATACCGGCCGCCGCTTCCATCGAGTTGATCGCTGAGGCCGGCTTCGATTTCGTGGTGATCGACACCGAGCATGTGCTGATCAACCCCGAGACCATCGAGCACATGATTCGTACTGCGGAAAGCTACGATCTTACGCCACTGGTACGTGTCGCCGACAGCGATCCCAAAGCCATATTGAGACTGCTCGATGCCGGTGCCCAGGGCATCGTGCTGCCCAATGTCGAGGATGCCGAGACGCTGGAACGAGCAGTGGCCGCCTGCCGCTATGCACCGGAGGGCAATCGTAGTCTCAATGCCGGACGGCCCGGCTCCTTTGGCAAGTATCCGCTGAAGGATTACGTGGCTCGCGCCAATCAGCAGATCATGGTGGTAGCGATGATCGAGAGTCGCGCAGGCGTCGACAATATCGAGGCCATTGCTGCTGTTCCGGGGCTTGACCTGATCCTCGAGGGAGCGGCGGATCTGTCCCAGTCGCTCGGTGTCAGCTGGCAGACCGGACATCCTGAGGTTATCGAGTCCCTGCAGTACGTCGCCGACTGCGCCCAGCGTCATAGTGTCGCCTACTGCGCCTTCCTTCGCGAATCTCAGACCCAGTCTCAAGCCCAGGCTGATTGGCGTGCCAGGGGGGTACATACCTTCATGCTTGGCGACGAGCGTGGCATCGCCTTCCGTGCATTGAGCAGCGCCCTTGCCAGCGCCAGAACAGCTTCAGGAGCCAATGAGTCATGA
- a CDS encoding IucA/IucC family protein produces the protein MNSITEPTNAEQMNTATDMTSTTNMTSTTIDAAESMQTRSAQQYAENQLLQALVDGLWVEGFFDGTDGEWLALEQAQSLLGSLPRDLSERWLLTEQPQSRLWRWQHDEGHALVMLMQPGITQAWEKVPGSQVFHQQSSGEPSWCALAPRQLMLEIFKGQNVPSEETLEAGELGLGEQVFLEALRVSEEQTALSVDHRVDTRRLLERSSAEFFTIMEQWASLLDRPYHPTAKAKQGLSNDEYHAYMAEFAQPIALRWVAIPRGQMTTGAGVDDSDMGPAAWMADATTQGALKAALEQQGLADSHIAIPVHPWQHQHALPKWLDEAFKAGQCVTLEVESSPWLATSSLRSMAPMDSSAHFLKLPMAIHSLGASRYLPAVKMLNGDLSASLLHQAREKDERLAESLYLCDEGKWWAFMPQEATLFDEAPRHLSAMVRSYPEQLLTDSTYRLIPMAALGTPLPEGGHHFFDDWLAHRGLEASFETVTGLFAELCQCFFELNLRMFRLGMLAEVHGQNAVLVWKDGQCDGLLLRDHDSLRITVPRLEEHGMQDPCYCIKPGHSNTLYHDDPEALLFWMQTLAIQVNLRAIIDTVAGHYAIPVTTLWATMAQVIDSQIEQIPFSAEDRQLLRSQLLEAEDWPYKLLIAPIIERAGGPGSMPFGTGRTTNPFQRVAATTPMATPSVTPQATADAVDTATA, from the coding sequence ATGAACTCAATAACTGAACCGACGAATGCAGAGCAGATGAATACAGCCACTGATATGACAAGCACCACCAATATGACCAGCACCACGATAGACGCAGCAGAATCCATGCAGACACGCAGCGCGCAGCAGTATGCCGAGAATCAGTTGTTGCAGGCGTTGGTCGATGGTCTGTGGGTGGAAGGCTTCTTCGATGGCACCGATGGAGAGTGGCTGGCGCTTGAGCAGGCGCAGTCGCTGCTCGGCAGCTTGCCCAGGGATTTGTCTGAGCGCTGGCTACTGACCGAGCAGCCGCAGAGCCGCTTGTGGCGCTGGCAGCATGATGAAGGGCACGCGCTGGTCATGTTGATGCAGCCGGGGATTACTCAGGCCTGGGAGAAGGTGCCCGGCAGTCAGGTATTCCACCAGCAGAGCAGCGGTGAGCCGTCATGGTGCGCGCTGGCGCCCAGGCAGTTGATGCTGGAGATCTTCAAGGGCCAGAACGTCCCCAGTGAGGAGACGCTGGAAGCAGGAGAACTGGGCTTGGGAGAACAAGTATTTCTCGAGGCACTGAGGGTCAGTGAAGAGCAGACCGCGCTGTCGGTGGATCATCGTGTCGATACGCGTAGGTTGCTGGAACGCTCATCGGCGGAATTCTTCACCATCATGGAGCAGTGGGCCTCGCTGCTGGATCGCCCCTATCACCCCACCGCCAAGGCCAAGCAGGGCCTGAGCAATGACGAGTATCACGCCTACATGGCCGAATTCGCCCAACCGATCGCGTTGCGTTGGGTGGCGATTCCCCGTGGGCAGATGACCACGGGAGCAGGGGTCGATGATAGCGATATGGGCCCCGCGGCCTGGATGGCCGATGCAACGACGCAAGGTGCCCTGAAAGCCGCGCTGGAGCAGCAGGGGCTGGCGGATAGTCATATCGCCATTCCCGTGCACCCCTGGCAGCATCAGCATGCACTGCCGAAGTGGTTGGACGAGGCATTCAAGGCCGGGCAGTGTGTGACACTGGAGGTTGAGTCATCGCCATGGCTGGCAACGTCATCGCTGCGTTCGATGGCTCCGATGGACAGCTCGGCACACTTCCTCAAGCTGCCGATGGCGATCCACTCACTGGGGGCCTCGCGTTACCTGCCGGCAGTGAAGATGCTCAACGGCGACCTCAGTGCGAGTCTGCTGCATCAGGCGCGGGAGAAGGATGAGCGCCTGGCGGAGTCGCTGTATCTGTGTGATGAAGGCAAGTGGTGGGCGTTCATGCCGCAGGAGGCGACGTTATTTGATGAGGCACCACGCCACCTGTCGGCGATGGTGCGTAGTTATCCCGAGCAACTGCTGACGGATTCGACCTACCGCCTGATTCCCATGGCGGCGCTGGGCACACCGCTGCCTGAGGGCGGTCATCATTTCTTCGATGACTGGTTGGCGCACCGTGGCCTGGAAGCTTCCTTCGAGACGGTCACCGGCCTGTTCGCAGAACTCTGTCAGTGTTTCTTCGAGCTCAATCTGCGCATGTTCCGGCTCGGTATGCTGGCCGAAGTCCATGGCCAGAATGCCGTGCTGGTGTGGAAGGATGGCCAGTGCGATGGCCTGCTGCTGCGCGATCACGATTCGCTGCGTATCACCGTGCCGCGTCTTGAGGAGCATGGTATGCAAGATCCTTGTTACTGCATCAAGCCAGGGCACTCCAATACCCTGTATCACGACGACCCCGAAGCGTTGCTGTTCTGGATGCAGACGCTGGCGATTCAGGTCAATCTACGCGCGATCATCGACACCGTGGCTGGCCACTATGCGATCCCTGTGACGACATTGTGGGCGACCATGGCCCAGGTGATCGATAGCCAGATCGAGCAGATTCCATTCTCTGCCGAGGATCGTCAGCTACTGCGCAGTCAGCTGTTGGAAGCCGAGGACTGGCCTTACAAGCTGCTGATCGCACCGATCATCGAGCGTGCCGGCGGCCCCGGCAGCATGCCGTTCGGTACCGGGCGTACCACCAACCCGTTCCAGCGTGTAGCGGCGACTACGCCGATGGCCACTCCGAGTGTTACGCCACAAGCGACGGCGGATGCCGTGGATACCGCAACGGCCTGA